In Afipia sp. GAS231, a single window of DNA contains:
- a CDS encoding conjugal transfer protein TraG, translating to MSGTKILWGQVIVVGLIVLLGIWGATEWTAWRLAYQSELGRPWFELWGWKIYYPPIFFWWWFVYDAYAPQVFAEGAFIAASGTFFSIAVAIGMSVWRAREAKNVQTYGSARWADEREVQAAGLLGPDGVVLGKLDRNYLRHDGPEHVLCFAPTRSGKGVGLVVPSLLAWPGSAIVHDIKGENWQLTAGFRSRHGRVLLFDPTNPKSSAYNPLLEVRRGEWEVRDVQNVADVLVDPEGSLDKRNHWEKTSHSLLVGAILHVLYAEADKNLAGVAAFLSDPKRPIEATLKAMMTTPHLGEQGAHPVVASTARELLNKSENERSGVLSTAMSFLGLYRDPVVAKVTRQCDWRIADLIADISPTTLYLVVPPSDISRTKPLIRLVLNQIGRRLTEDLHASDRRHRILMMLDEFPALGRLDFFESALAFMAGYGIKSFLIAQSLNQIEKAYGPNNAILDNCHVRVSFATNDERTAKRVSDALGTATEMRAMKNYAGHRLNPWLGHLMVSRQETARPLLTPGEVMQLPSREEVVMVAGTPPIRAKKVRYYEDRRFTERILPPPDPAASGRSSRTDGWSTLGTLTPATLPTDRAEQAGEDTANSGLRREPELPDHVAIVKESAEPTPTEEFSAVLDDDEDSVRQSRLLRQQMRGVARQISMDPNDGMEL from the coding sequence ATGTCCGGAACCAAAATCCTCTGGGGACAGGTAATCGTTGTCGGCCTGATCGTTTTGCTCGGCATCTGGGGAGCGACCGAGTGGACAGCCTGGCGGCTGGCCTACCAGTCGGAACTCGGACGTCCTTGGTTCGAGCTTTGGGGTTGGAAGATCTACTACCCGCCGATCTTCTTCTGGTGGTGGTTCGTCTACGACGCCTATGCGCCTCAAGTCTTTGCCGAAGGGGCCTTCATCGCCGCGTCGGGAACCTTCTTTTCGATTGCGGTGGCGATCGGCATGTCGGTCTGGCGTGCGCGCGAGGCCAAGAATGTCCAGACCTATGGCTCGGCGCGCTGGGCCGATGAACGGGAGGTTCAAGCGGCCGGACTTCTCGGTCCGGATGGCGTGGTGCTGGGCAAACTCGACCGCAACTACCTGCGACATGACGGACCGGAGCACGTGTTGTGTTTCGCACCCACCCGGTCCGGCAAAGGTGTCGGCCTTGTCGTTCCCTCGCTGCTGGCCTGGCCGGGTTCGGCCATCGTTCACGACATCAAGGGGGAAAACTGGCAACTCACGGCCGGCTTTCGCTCGCGGCACGGCCGCGTCCTGTTGTTCGACCCGACCAACCCGAAGTCTTCGGCTTACAACCCATTGCTCGAGGTCCGGCGCGGGGAGTGGGAGGTCCGCGACGTGCAGAATGTCGCCGACGTCCTGGTTGACCCCGAGGGCTCGCTCGACAAGCGGAACCATTGGGAGAAGACCAGTCATTCGCTCCTGGTCGGCGCCATCCTCCATGTCCTCTATGCCGAGGCCGACAAGAACTTGGCCGGCGTCGCCGCCTTCCTGTCAGACCCGAAGCGGCCGATTGAGGCGACGTTGAAGGCGATGATGACCACGCCGCACCTCGGCGAACAGGGCGCGCATCCCGTGGTCGCTTCGACTGCGCGCGAGCTCCTCAACAAGTCTGAGAATGAACGCTCCGGCGTTCTTTCCACGGCGATGTCGTTCCTCGGACTTTACCGCGATCCCGTCGTGGCCAAGGTGACCCGCCAGTGCGACTGGCGGATTGCAGATCTGATCGCCGACATCAGCCCGACGACGCTCTACCTCGTGGTGCCGCCTTCCGACATATCGCGGACCAAGCCCTTAATCCGTCTCGTGCTGAACCAGATCGGACGGCGCTTGACCGAGGACTTGCATGCCAGCGATCGCCGGCATCGTATTCTGATGATGCTCGACGAGTTCCCGGCGCTGGGAAGGCTTGATTTCTTTGAGTCGGCGCTCGCCTTCATGGCGGGCTATGGGATCAAGAGTTTTCTGATAGCGCAATCGCTCAACCAGATCGAAAAGGCTTACGGACCCAACAACGCGATCCTCGACAACTGCCACGTCCGGGTCAGCTTCGCGACCAACGATGAGCGGACTGCCAAGCGCGTGTCCGACGCGCTGGGTACGGCGACCGAGATGCGGGCAATGAAGAATTATGCGGGACACAGATTGAACCCCTGGCTGGGGCACCTGATGGTCTCGCGGCAGGAGACGGCGCGGCCGCTGCTTACCCCAGGCGAGGTCATGCAGCTTCCGTCGCGAGAGGAAGTCGTCATGGTGGCAGGTACGCCGCCGATCCGAGCGAAGAAGGTTCGCTACTACGAGGATCGGCGGTTCACCGAGCGGATATTGCCGCCACCCGATCCTGCGGCCTCTGGCCGGTCATCGCGAACCGATGGATGGTCAACACTTGGAACGCTCACGCCGGCGACGCTTCCAACCGACCGGGCGGAGCAAGCAGGAGAGGACACGGCCAACAGCGGTCTTCGCCGTGAGCCCGAACTCCCCGATCATGTCGCCATCGTCAAGGAGTCGGCCGAGCCGACGCCTACGGAAGAATTTTCCGCCGTTCTTGACGATGACGAGGATTCCGTCCGCCAGTCCCGACTTCTTCGTCAGCAAATGCGCGGCGTCGCCCGTCAGATCTCCATGGACCCGAACGATGGCATGGAACTGTGA
- a CDS encoding DUF3363 domain-containing protein: MTAGDSELRIRPGRIRSTRAPKPKSFINQVLRAAKKAGHTSGQAAAGKRFTVYGRSTFGRGRLAFNRSRLFSPTRRVVVKARVVRHKGRAFRSAPLTAHLSYLKRDGVTRSGERAEMFDVRGDRADGAAFAERCEGDRHHFRFIVSPEDAGEMTDLRAFTRDLAKQMEIDLGTRLDWVAVDHWNTDNPHVHLLVRGVDEQGTDLVISRDYISRGLRSRADELVAIELGPKPEHEICNSLEREVAAERWTRLDQEIRLAADEAGYIDLRPENPGSSDLEIRRLMVGRLQHLEKMGLAAPAAPGEWMVGLEAERNLRDLGMRGDIIKTMHRAFTEREEPRGVSDYVIEGGQPTSQIVGRLVDRGLHNELTGEAYAVIDGTDGRAHHVRFPGIEAFEHALPVGGIVEVRRFGQASDPRPTLMLAIRSDLDLGEQISARGATWLDHRLVERDSMPLAMGGFGREARDAMEARAEHLVQEGLARRQGQRIILQRDLLNTLRRRELDEVGTRIAADIGLPHVKGASGEHVAGTYRQRLTLASGRFAMIDNGLGFQLVPWSRELEKRLSQHVTGVVKDGGGIEWGFGRKRDLGL; this comes from the coding sequence ATGACCGCAGGTGACAGCGAACTGCGTATTCGACCGGGGCGCATTCGCAGCACCCGCGCGCCAAAACCGAAGAGCTTCATCAACCAGGTGCTACGCGCCGCGAAGAAAGCTGGCCACACCTCAGGTCAGGCTGCGGCTGGCAAGCGTTTCACGGTTTATGGGCGCTCGACGTTTGGCCGCGGTAGGCTCGCATTTAACCGCAGCCGATTGTTCAGCCCGACGCGGCGCGTCGTGGTGAAAGCACGCGTTGTCCGCCACAAAGGACGAGCATTCCGCTCGGCGCCGCTGACGGCCCATCTTTCATACCTGAAGCGCGACGGCGTGACCCGGAGTGGTGAGCGGGCCGAGATGTTCGATGTCAGAGGCGACAGAGCCGATGGTGCGGCCTTCGCCGAGCGATGCGAGGGCGACCGGCATCATTTTCGGTTCATCGTCTCGCCCGAGGATGCCGGCGAGATGACCGACCTCAGGGCTTTTACCCGTGATCTGGCCAAACAGATGGAGATAGACCTCGGCACGCGGCTTGACTGGGTGGCCGTCGATCACTGGAACACAGACAATCCTCATGTCCATCTTCTCGTTCGGGGCGTCGACGAACAGGGCACTGATCTCGTCATCTCCCGCGACTACATCAGCCGAGGCCTACGTTCACGCGCCGACGAACTGGTTGCCATCGAACTGGGACCAAAACCGGAGCATGAGATATGCAATTCGTTGGAGAGAGAAGTCGCTGCAGAACGATGGACGCGGCTCGATCAGGAGATCCGGCTGGCAGCCGATGAAGCAGGCTATATCGATCTTCGCCCTGAGAATCCCGGCAGCTCCGATCTCGAGATCCGGCGCCTGATGGTTGGCCGTCTTCAGCATCTGGAGAAGATGGGCCTTGCGGCACCAGCTGCGCCAGGGGAGTGGATGGTCGGGCTCGAGGCCGAGCGTAATCTCCGCGACCTTGGCATGCGCGGCGATATCATCAAGACGATGCATCGCGCCTTCACCGAGCGTGAGGAACCGCGCGGCGTTTCCGATTACGTCATCGAAGGTGGACAGCCGACCTCCCAGATCGTCGGACGGCTGGTTGATCGGGGATTGCACAACGAGTTAACTGGCGAGGCCTACGCGGTGATCGACGGAACAGACGGAAGGGCCCATCACGTCCGCTTTCCGGGGATCGAGGCCTTCGAACATGCGCTGCCGGTCGGCGGCATCGTCGAAGTACGACGGTTCGGCCAAGCCAGCGATCCGCGTCCCACCCTGATGCTGGCGATCCGCTCTGATCTGGATCTCGGTGAGCAGATCAGCGCGAGGGGGGCGACCTGGCTAGACCACCGGCTGGTCGAACGTGACTCGATGCCACTCGCGATGGGGGGATTCGGCCGCGAGGCCCGCGACGCCATGGAAGCTCGCGCCGAACATCTGGTTCAGGAAGGTCTGGCGCGGCGGCAGGGACAGCGCATCATCCTACAACGCGACCTCCTGAACACGCTGCGCCGACGCGAACTCGACGAGGTGGGAACAAGGATCGCGGCCGACATCGGGCTTCCGCACGTGAAGGGAGCATCCGGTGAACACGTGGCGGGCACCTATCGCCAGCGCCTGACGCTCGCCTCGGGACGCTTCGCCATGATCGATAACGGGCTCGGCTTCCAACTCGTGCCGTGGTCGCGGGAGCTCGAAAAGAGGCTCAGTCAGCACGTCACCGGCGTCGTGAAGGACGGCGGCGGCATCGAATGGGGTTTTGGTCGCAAGCGTGACCTAGGCCTATAG
- a CDS encoding CopG family transcriptional regulator encodes MRDRMNVYFPPELLKQITELADRKKLSRSAIVEAAVASFLSPDGSDRREAAFTRRLDRLSRQMQRLERDVGLTAETLALFIRFWLTITPPLPNDAQAAAQVKGRERFEGFVEALGRRLQKGQGFLREIPDEILHWKLDEPGS; translated from the coding sequence ATGCGTGACCGGATGAACGTGTATTTCCCGCCAGAGCTTTTAAAGCAGATCACGGAGCTTGCCGATCGCAAGAAGCTTTCCCGGTCCGCGATTGTGGAAGCGGCAGTCGCTTCATTTCTGTCACCGGACGGATCGGACAGGCGGGAGGCGGCGTTTACCCGGCGCCTCGATCGGTTGTCGCGACAGATGCAAAGGTTGGAACGCGACGTCGGCTTGACGGCCGAGACCTTAGCCCTATTCATCCGCTTCTGGCTGACGATCACGCCACCGTTGCCCAATGACGCGCAAGCTGCTGCACAGGTAAAGGGTAGGGAACGCTTTGAAGGGTTTGTCGAGGCGCTCGGACGTCGATTGCAAAAGGGGCAGGGCTTCCTGCGGGAAATTCCGGACGAGATCCTCCATTGGAAGCTCGACGAACCTGGTAGTTGA
- a CDS encoding nitrate/nitrite transporter has product MGYYLAYLFRTINGLISGRLSADAGLGTADLGLLTSVYFLVFAAAQIPIGVLLDRYGPRRVQSVLLLVAAAGAGLFATSTDFVSLLVGRAMIGLGVAASLTAGLKAIVLWFPRERVALLNGYMIMLGSLGAVTATAPAEQLLAWISWQQLFVLLAAATGATAVLIYFLVPDRAISLSMPPSHGTLRDVFQDRRFWRIAPLSATCVGSAWSLQGLWAAPWLTDVDGLDRASLVGQLLVMSIVLSGGAFLFGMIVHHIKRRGFGPEIILAIVAMLFIGAELALTLRAPLPSILPWSVVAIVGAATVVSFAVIADYFPSELVGRANGALNVLHFGWAFLAQCGTGLILEQWSMEDGQRPIVAYQVAFGFNVALQMAALAWFALPRLQRLIWWLGSSSLFMPASSSDGIGPVVLYEQTIVPVPAEEDAAW; this is encoded by the coding sequence TTGGGATACTACCTTGCGTATCTGTTTCGGACAATCAATGGTCTGATCTCCGGTCGCCTCAGTGCAGATGCTGGTCTTGGCACGGCTGACCTTGGGCTGCTTACCTCGGTCTATTTTCTCGTCTTCGCGGCAGCACAGATTCCGATCGGCGTACTCTTGGACCGCTATGGCCCGCGTCGTGTCCAGAGCGTACTGCTCTTGGTCGCTGCAGCAGGGGCCGGACTGTTCGCGACGTCGACGGATTTCGTATCATTGTTAGTCGGGCGTGCCATGATTGGGCTTGGTGTCGCAGCGTCGCTGACAGCCGGACTTAAGGCGATCGTGCTCTGGTTTCCGAGGGAGCGCGTGGCTCTACTGAATGGCTACATGATTATGTTGGGTTCGCTTGGAGCGGTGACTGCAACAGCTCCAGCTGAACAGTTGCTTGCGTGGATCAGCTGGCAGCAGCTGTTTGTCTTATTGGCTGCAGCGACCGGCGCTACAGCCGTACTTATCTATTTCCTGGTCCCCGATCGAGCCATCTCATTATCAATGCCACCGAGCCATGGCACTTTAAGGGACGTGTTTCAAGATCGGCGTTTCTGGAGAATTGCTCCCTTGTCAGCGACCTGCGTCGGTTCGGCCTGGTCTCTGCAGGGTTTGTGGGCAGCGCCGTGGCTGACGGACGTAGACGGACTTGATCGCGCGAGTCTGGTTGGACAGTTACTCGTAATGTCGATCGTACTGAGCGGCGGGGCCTTTTTGTTTGGTATGATAGTCCACCATATCAAACGAAGAGGGTTCGGCCCGGAGATAATCCTGGCGATCGTTGCGATGCTGTTCATCGGAGCCGAGCTTGCCTTGACCCTACGCGCGCCTCTTCCGTCCATCTTGCCGTGGTCTGTGGTGGCAATTGTCGGAGCGGCGACCGTGGTCAGCTTCGCGGTCATCGCTGATTATTTTCCGTCGGAACTTGTCGGTCGTGCCAATGGCGCATTAAACGTTCTGCACTTTGGTTGGGCGTTTCTAGCCCAATGCGGGACGGGTCTGATCCTGGAGCAATGGTCGATGGAAGATGGCCAGAGACCCATCGTGGCCTATCAAGTCGCGTTTGGTTTCAACGTAGCACTTCAGATGGCGGCGTTGGCTTGGTTTGCGCTACCGCGGCTACAACGCTTGATCTGGTGGCTCGGCTCATCTTCCCTCTTTATGCCAGCTAGCTCTTCCGACGGAATTGGGCCCGTCGTTTTGTATGAACAAACGATCGTACCAGTGCCCGCAGAAGAGGATGCGGCGTGGTGA
- the trbB gene encoding P-type conjugative transfer ATPase TrbB, with product MLRSALGAAIAGYLEDDAIIEVMLNPDGRLWIDRLSSGLIDTGETLSAADGERIVRLVAHHVGAEVHAGSPRVSAELPGTGERFEGLLPPVVAAPAFAIRKPAVAVFTLDDYVAAGTMTSDQASALRAAVATRKNILVAGGTSTGKTTLTNALLAEVAKTSDRVVLIEDTRELQCKAPNLVALRTKDGVATLSDLVRSSLRLRPDRIPVGEVRGAEALDLLKAWGTGHPGGIGTIHAGTALGALRRLEQLIQEAVITVPRALIAETINLIAVLAGRGTDRRLAELALVTGLGSAGDYSLSPAGDST from the coding sequence ATGCTGCGTAGCGCACTTGGCGCGGCGATTGCGGGCTACCTGGAAGATGACGCAATCATCGAGGTCATGCTCAATCCAGATGGGCGGTTGTGGATTGACCGGCTGTCGAGTGGCCTCATTGATACCGGCGAAACTTTGTCTGCGGCGGACGGCGAGCGCATCGTTCGCCTGGTGGCACACCATGTGGGCGCGGAGGTGCATGCTGGCTCGCCACGCGTCTCTGCCGAACTACCTGGGACCGGCGAGCGCTTCGAAGGTTTGTTACCCCCCGTCGTTGCGGCTCCTGCGTTCGCTATCCGCAAGCCCGCGGTCGCGGTGTTCACACTCGACGACTATGTCGCCGCGGGAACGATGACATCGGATCAGGCTAGCGCCTTAAGGGCTGCGGTCGCCACGCGCAAGAACATCCTCGTCGCTGGCGGTACGTCGACCGGCAAGACAACATTGACCAACGCGCTTCTGGCCGAGGTGGCAAAGACCTCCGATCGGGTCGTGCTAATTGAAGATACCCGCGAACTTCAGTGTAAGGCGCCCAATCTTGTCGCCCTGCGGACCAAGGACGGCGTAGCAACCCTATCTGACCTTGTCCGGTCCTCGCTTCGACTGCGTCCTGACCGCATCCCGGTCGGCGAGGTCCGCGGCGCCGAAGCGCTCGACTTGCTCAAGGCCTGGGGCACCGGTCACCCCGGCGGCATCGGCACCATCCATGCCGGCACCGCGCTCGGCGCGCTACGGCGGCTCGAGCAGCTCATCCAGGAAGCCGTTATCACGGTTCCGCGCGCCCTGATCGCCGAGACCATCAACCTCATCGCCGTGCTTGCCGGCCGCGGTACCGATCGTCGCCTCGCCGAACTCGCCCTCGTCACGGGGCTTGGGTCCGCCGGCGACTACAGCCTTTCACCTGCAGGAGATTCAACATGA